The following proteins are co-located in the Plasmodium brasilianum strain Bolivian I chromosome 11, whole genome shotgun sequence genome:
- a CDS encoding phosphatidylinositol N- acetylglucosaminyltransferase subunit GPI1, which translates to MNDTKYRLVQSACLRIFFPDDFQIINKKDKHYLYGIAQEDTYVTIHVTPKHIEKFEVKKEHLVEEEWKNFRIFGELIFMNNSEELQKRDCSECYHCNGCRSCNVPDYIFLIYYKDKPVFIRRSRDQGWELSALFILYNSKKYTYNISDDHVDSLVAYAFNRKGVFKNGGQKSGENDREQIREENNKKNGEKNSKKNGEKNNKKNGEKNSKKNGEKNNKKNGEKNSKKNGEKNNKKNGEKNSKKNGEKNNKKNGEKNSKKNGEKNNKKNGEKNSKKNGEKNNKKNGEKNSKKNGEKNNKKNGEKNSKKNGEKNSKKNGEKNNKKNGEKNSKQIREKYNYVNESSYQNEAVNCNTVGGDNLNNDHFNYDIDNSDTYSTDEHDKGIQNIKDETNGEYCEEVPKDSISNISKEEKQACSCSGELDLHTTNLASGLKGERAEGKKEDEAGEREGENGGQGNKSVIHNIEENKSLQSLNIGYIISLINKKYVYAQGLEKWGNDSNTNNYKKKEDEKVEVKEEVKEEVKEEVKEEVKEEVKEEVKEEVKEKVKEEVKEEVKEEVKEEVKEEVKEEVKEEVKEEVKEEKKGKKQNLFSPLSLTLFFIYIICLISRSMYYAFCIPNVLNEYVFQKKKINTLIMIKEKSLLHSEWYHIFCNLIENKNREQHHKYKQILLIRLFNLLVDVFCGVTLFCLINFNKINIYFIHERIKILYDTSTLTSILGTLLQNPFGVKLNNNFTSFIGSVIVSILDKCGKKWNILKLRVDTNYYTNEEVILGVIYVLSILKEILLYSPFYILFLRCSSNQYISKGIKLTKCHYVEDEELKNFPKSNYLLLENVHFLFSDKIKLFMNVFINYVSCK; encoded by the exons atgaATGATACAAAATATAGATTAGTACAAAGTGCATGTTtgagaatattttttccagATGACTTTCAAATAATCAATAAAAAGGACAAGCATTACCTTTATGGAATTGCACAGGAGGATACATATGTTACTATACATGTAACACCTAAGCAC ATAGAAAAATTTGAAGTAAAGAAAGAACACTTGGTGGAGGAGGAATGGAAAAATTTTCGAATTTTTGGTgagttaatttttatgaacaattcAGAAGAATTACAGAAAAGAGACTGTTCAGAATGCTACCATTGTAACGGTTGTAGGAGTTGCAATGTACCTGACTACATTTTTCTGATTTACTATAAAGACAAACCTGTATTTATAAGAAGGAGTAGAGATCAGGGATGGGAACTAAGTgccttatttattttgtataattccaaaaaatatacttacaATATTTCCGATGATCATGTGGATAGCTTAGTCGCCTATGCATTCAACAGAAAAGGAGTCTTTAAAAATGGGGGGCAAAAAAGTGGGGAAAATGATAGAGAACAGATTAGAGAAGAGAACAACAAAAAGAATGGAGAAAAGAACAGCAAAAAGAATGGAGAAAAGAACAACAAAAAGAATGGAGAAAAGAACAGCAAAAAGAATGGAGAAAAGAACAACAAAAAGAATGGAGAAAAGAACAGCAAAAAGAATGGAGAAAAGAACAACAAAAAGAATGGAGAAAAGAACAGCAAAAAGAATGGAGAAAAGAACAACAAAAAGAATGGAGAAAAGAACAGCAAAAAGAATGGAGAAAAGAACAACAAAAAGAATGGAGAAAAGAACAGCAAAAAGAATGGAGAAAAGAACAACAAAAAGAATGGAGAAAAGAACAGCAAAAAGAATGGAGAAAAGAACAACAAAAAGAATGGAGAAAAGAACAGCAAAAAGAATGGAGAAAAGAACAGCAAAAAGAATGGAGAAAAGAACAACAAAAAGAATGGCGAAAAGAACAGCAAACAGAttagagaaaaatataactatgTTAACGAAAGTTCATATCAAAATGAAGCTGTAAACTGTAACACAGTCGGAGGTGACAATCTCAATAATGATCATTTCAACTATGACATAGACAATAGTGATACATATAGCACAGATGAACATGACAAGggtattcaaaatataaaggaTGAAACGAATGGTGAATATTGTGAAGAGGTGCCAAAGGATAGTATATCGAATATTTCAAAAGAGGAGAAACAAGCATGTTCATGTTCCGGCGAGCTCGATTTACATACAACCAATTTGGCAAGTGGGTTAAAAGGGGAAAGAgcagaaggaaaaaaagaagatgaaGCAGGAGAGAGGGAGGGAGAGAACGGAGGACAAGGAAATAAATCAGTGATCCACAAtattgaagaaaataaatcattGCAGTCCTTGAATATAGGCTATATAATTTCcttaattaacaaaaaatatgtttatgcaCAAGGGTTAGAAAAATGGGGGAACGATAGTAAtactaataattataaaaaaaaggaggacGAAAAAGTAGAAGTGAAAGAGGAAGTAAAAGAGGAAGTAAAAGAGGAAGTAAAAGAGGAAGTAAAAGAGGAAGTAAAAGAGGAAGTGAAAGAGGAAGTAAAAGAGAAAGTAAAAGAGGAAGTAAAAGAGGAAGTAAAAGAGGAAGTAAAAGAGGAAGTAAAAGAGGAAGTAAAAGAGGAAGTAAAAGAGGAAGTAAAAGAGGAAGTAAAAGAGgagaaaaaagggaaaaaacaaaacctATTTTCTCCCCTCTCATtgactttattttttatttatatcatttgtCTTATCAGCAGATCAATGTATTACGCATTCTGCATACCGAAcgttttaaatgaatatgtttttcagaagaaaaaaattaatacgttaataatgataaaagaaaagtcTTTATTACATTCCGAGTGGTATCacatattttgtaatttaattgaaaataaaaacaggGAACAAcatcataaatataaacagatATTATTGATTCGACTCTTTAACTTATTAGTTGATGTATTTTGTGGTGTCACCTTATTTTGTCTTATTAactttaacaaaattaacatttattttattcacgAAAGGATAAAGATATTATACGATACGAGTACACTAAC GTCTATATTAGGTACATTATTACAGAACCCCTTCGGTGTGAAGTTGAACAACAACTTTACTTCATTCATTGGAAGCGTCATTGTGTCGATTTTAGATAAATG tgGAAAAAAATGGAACATATTAAAGCTTAGGGTAGACACGAATTACTACACCAATGAGGAGGTTATACTGG GGGTTATATACGTGTTGTCTATTTTAAAGGAAATCCTGTTATATTCCCCATTTTACATTCTCTTCCTGAGGTGTAGTAGTAACCAATATATTAGCAAAGGAATAAAGCTAACCAAAT GTCATTATGTG GAGGATGAAGAATTGAAGAATTTTCCAAAATCAAACTACTTGCTCTTAGaaaatgttcattttttatttagtgataaaataaaattatttatgaacGTTTTCATTAATTATGTAAGCTGTAAATAA
- a CDS encoding hypothetical protein (conserved Plasmodium protein) — MFYPFITFIIKNVSKNRKRKSKNKICTNILNYNISIPNNWKLSNVNINENTVEIDNFPLNNYSIISIDYGYSFMGLCILSKSKYIYEKIMSRHKNLIYSNNFDLPIKKNVVLFYAVYFKSYIYNFFSFFHYLFEFIYNSNILVIIGCNGLYKNYKREIPHMNKLASDIGRHICYFMNEINGKREKYAEKVSFEVRDELITLKKDDIYKREQISYFENYKFFSNGTKLDIKKENANNTLNFSLKNMVTKVKDDNNTLFSKFYNRNCKNRRDSLSSCYLLHYFLKYYERNQNFFLLPSRNVNYIFHMKK; from the exons ATGTTTTACCcttttataacatttataataaaaaatgtttcaaaaaatagaaaaagaaaaagtaaaaacaaaatttgtACTAACAttctaaattataatatttctatacCAAACAATTGGAAGCTTTCAAATGTAAACATAAATGAGAATACAGTTGAGATTGACAATTTCCCCCTAAATAATTACAGTATTATATCAATTGACTATGGATATAGCTTTATGG GATTGTGCATTTTATCAAAAAGcaagtacatatatgaaaaaattatgtcaagacataaaaatttaatatatagcaATAATTTTGATTTACCCATAAAGAAGAATGTCGTTCTATTTTATGCCGTTTACTTTAAAAgctatatttataatttcttttccttttttcattatttatttgaattcATTTATAATAGCAACATCCTCGTAATCATCGGGTGCAACGggttatacaaaaattacaAGAGAGAAAT ACCGCACATGAACAAGCTGGCAAGTGATATAGGAAGACACATTTGCTATTTTATGAATGAAATTAAcggaaaaagagaaaagtaTGCTGAAAAAGTTTCTTTTGAAGTAAGAGATGAAttaattacattaaaaaaggatgatatttataaaagagaACAAATTagttattttgaaaattataaatttttttcgaaTGGAACAAAATTggacataaaaaaagaaaatgcaaataatactttaaacttttcattaaaaaatatggtaaCCAAAGTAAAGGACGATaataatactttattttcaaaattttataacagaaattgtaaaaatagaaGAGATAGTTTATCATCCTGctatttattacattactttttgaaatattatgaacgtaatcaaaatttttttcttttgccaTCGAGAAACGTTAATTACATATTTCATATGAAGAAATAA